From Natator depressus isolate rNatDep1 chromosome 7, rNatDep2.hap1, whole genome shotgun sequence, the proteins below share one genomic window:
- the FRMD8 gene encoding FERM domain-containing protein 8 isoform X1, which translates to MEMERADGAAVPPSSADRSHRSSISSMCARSMDVLVYLIDDTAVQLSVDNLTSVTVHELHRIVRDALQLPECAMEVFSLWLISPLLEVQLKPKHQPYKVCRQWQELLLRFTDCREDEIMQDEPSLQFRRNVFFSKRRELQIENEAVLRLLYEEAKFNILEGRYPCDVEDCEQLGALVCRLQLGPYDQDQHTACALKENLEAFLPAHLCRRGHSLLTALWKRGAKQPAYELGLLQAYQAVREEAACEEPEALCQHYRAYLQRCHQLPYYGCAFFYGEIDKPAQGFLHRGGRKAVSVAISLEGVYVMDSKEKHVLLGLRFQELSWDHTYPDEEEEHILWLEFDGENEGTLVNKLLKIYSKQAELMSGLIEYCLELSAAAELSAPENSSLQSPTLPPLASKQRPKLRRQSSVVCSRVQHLATIDYVEDGKEIKRVKPKRTASFFTRQFSHGPTSYAAVQVPTESLEQG; encoded by the exons ATGGAG ATGGAAAGAGCAGATGGGGCTGCTGTCCCCCCGAGCTCGGCAGATCGCTCCCACCGAAGCAGCATCTCCTCCATGTGTGCCCGAT CAATGGATGTCCTGGTATATCTGATCGATGACACTGCGGTGCAGCTGAGTGTGGACAATCTGACGTCTGTCACTGTGCATGAGCTACATCGCATTGTCCGGGATGCCCTGCAGCTTCCTGAGTGTGCCATGGAAGTCTTCTCCTTGTGGCTCATCTCTCCCTTGCTTG AGGTGCAGCTGAAGCCGAAGCACCAGCCATACAAGGTGTGCCGCCAGTGGCAGGAGCTGCTCTTGCGTTTCACTGATTGCCGGGAGGATGAGATCATGCAGG ATGAGCCTTCCCTGCAGTTCAGAAGGAACGTGTTTTTCTCGAAGAGACGGGAGCTGCAG ATCGAAAACGAGGCTGTCCTACGGCTGCTCTACGAAGAGGCCAAGTTCAACATCCTGGAGGGACGCTACCCGTGTGACGTCGAGGATTGTGAGCAGCTGGGGGCCCTGGTCTGCAGGCTGCAGCTGGGTCCCTATGACCAGGACCAGCATACGGCCTGTGCTTTGAA GGAGAATCTGGAGGCCTTCCTGCCTGCTCACCTGTGCCGCCGGGGGCACAGCCTGCTGACGGCACTGTGGAAGCGGGGGGCCAAGCAGCCAGCCTACGagctggggctgctccaggccTACCAAGCAGTGCGGGAGGAGGCAGCCTGTGAAGAGCCTGAGGCTCTGTGCCAGCACTACCGGGCCTATCTGCAGAGGTGCCACCAGCTGCCGTACTATGG CTGTGCTTTCTTCTATGGGGAGATTGACAAGCCAGCCCAGGGCTTCCTGCACCGGGGAGGGCGCAAAGCTGTGTCGGTTGCCATCAGCTTGGAGGGTGTGTACGTCATGGACAGCAAGGAGAAG CATGTCTTGCTGGGCCTGCGGTTCCAGGAGCTCTCGTGGGACCACACGTAccctgatgaggaggaggagcacATTCTCTGGCTGGAGTTCGATGGGGAAAACGAAGGGACCCTGGTCAACAAGCTGCTGAAGATTTACTCCAAGCAG gcagAGCTGATGAGCGGCCTTATCGAGTACTGCCTGGAGCTGAGCGCAGCGGCGGAGCTGTCGGCCCCGGAGAACAGCAGCCTCCAGAGCCCCACGCTGCCTCCTCTGGCCAGCAAGCAGCGCCCCAAGCTGCGGCGGCAGAGCAGCGTGGTCTGCAGCCGCGTCCAGCACCTTGCCACCATAGACTACGTTGAGGATG GTAAAGAGATCAAGCGTGTGAAACCCAAGCGGACGGCCTCCTTCTTCACCCGTCAGTTCTCGCACGGCCCTACCTCCTACGCCGCTGTGCAGGTGCCAACGGAGAGCCTGGAGCAGGGCTGA
- the FRMD8 gene encoding FERM domain-containing protein 8 isoform X2 has protein sequence MDVLVYLIDDTAVQLSVDNLTSVTVHELHRIVRDALQLPECAMEVFSLWLISPLLEVQLKPKHQPYKVCRQWQELLLRFTDCREDEIMQDEPSLQFRRNVFFSKRRELQIENEAVLRLLYEEAKFNILEGRYPCDVEDCEQLGALVCRLQLGPYDQDQHTACALKENLEAFLPAHLCRRGHSLLTALWKRGAKQPAYELGLLQAYQAVREEAACEEPEALCQHYRAYLQRCHQLPYYGCAFFYGEIDKPAQGFLHRGGRKAVSVAISLEGVYVMDSKEKHVLLGLRFQELSWDHTYPDEEEEHILWLEFDGENEGTLVNKLLKIYSKQAELMSGLIEYCLELSAAAELSAPENSSLQSPTLPPLASKQRPKLRRQSSVVCSRVQHLATIDYVEDGKEIKRVKPKRTASFFTRQFSHGPTSYAAVQVPTESLEQG, from the exons ATGGATGTCCTGGTATATCTGATCGATGACACTGCGGTGCAGCTGAGTGTGGACAATCTGACGTCTGTCACTGTGCATGAGCTACATCGCATTGTCCGGGATGCCCTGCAGCTTCCTGAGTGTGCCATGGAAGTCTTCTCCTTGTGGCTCATCTCTCCCTTGCTTG AGGTGCAGCTGAAGCCGAAGCACCAGCCATACAAGGTGTGCCGCCAGTGGCAGGAGCTGCTCTTGCGTTTCACTGATTGCCGGGAGGATGAGATCATGCAGG ATGAGCCTTCCCTGCAGTTCAGAAGGAACGTGTTTTTCTCGAAGAGACGGGAGCTGCAG ATCGAAAACGAGGCTGTCCTACGGCTGCTCTACGAAGAGGCCAAGTTCAACATCCTGGAGGGACGCTACCCGTGTGACGTCGAGGATTGTGAGCAGCTGGGGGCCCTGGTCTGCAGGCTGCAGCTGGGTCCCTATGACCAGGACCAGCATACGGCCTGTGCTTTGAA GGAGAATCTGGAGGCCTTCCTGCCTGCTCACCTGTGCCGCCGGGGGCACAGCCTGCTGACGGCACTGTGGAAGCGGGGGGCCAAGCAGCCAGCCTACGagctggggctgctccaggccTACCAAGCAGTGCGGGAGGAGGCAGCCTGTGAAGAGCCTGAGGCTCTGTGCCAGCACTACCGGGCCTATCTGCAGAGGTGCCACCAGCTGCCGTACTATGG CTGTGCTTTCTTCTATGGGGAGATTGACAAGCCAGCCCAGGGCTTCCTGCACCGGGGAGGGCGCAAAGCTGTGTCGGTTGCCATCAGCTTGGAGGGTGTGTACGTCATGGACAGCAAGGAGAAG CATGTCTTGCTGGGCCTGCGGTTCCAGGAGCTCTCGTGGGACCACACGTAccctgatgaggaggaggagcacATTCTCTGGCTGGAGTTCGATGGGGAAAACGAAGGGACCCTGGTCAACAAGCTGCTGAAGATTTACTCCAAGCAG gcagAGCTGATGAGCGGCCTTATCGAGTACTGCCTGGAGCTGAGCGCAGCGGCGGAGCTGTCGGCCCCGGAGAACAGCAGCCTCCAGAGCCCCACGCTGCCTCCTCTGGCCAGCAAGCAGCGCCCCAAGCTGCGGCGGCAGAGCAGCGTGGTCTGCAGCCGCGTCCAGCACCTTGCCACCATAGACTACGTTGAGGATG GTAAAGAGATCAAGCGTGTGAAACCCAAGCGGACGGCCTCCTTCTTCACCCGTCAGTTCTCGCACGGCCCTACCTCCTACGCCGCTGTGCAGGTGCCAACGGAGAGCCTGGAGCAGGGCTGA